The following are encoded together in the Nitrospira sp. genome:
- a CDS encoding enoyl-CoA hydratase/isomerase family protein, whose amino-acid sequence MKDSTLILVESNKNSARVILNRPDRRNAFDARMVKELCDVFTLLSQDSSLRAITLAGNGAVFCAGADINWLASESAVSAAQAREDAEQLARMFRTIDECPCPVIGQIQGPAFGGGVGLVAACDIAVAAKDATFALSEVRLGMVAGVIAPLLLRKTGDSFLRRFCLTGEVFSAAAAKQYNLVHDVVEKDQLGSRVVELVHAVSNLAPQAVRDTKALIRRLRAVPDDGRWNAGIEANAYARLSVEAQEGFRAFLERRSPVWTTGSGSQGKKSSIKGPYDVAERKA is encoded by the coding sequence ATGAAGGATTCTACGTTAATCCTCGTTGAGTCCAACAAAAACAGCGCACGCGTGATCTTGAATCGACCTGATCGGCGGAACGCATTCGACGCCCGCATGGTGAAAGAACTGTGCGACGTCTTCACCTTGTTGAGCCAGGACTCCTCGCTTCGCGCAATTACGTTAGCCGGCAACGGCGCTGTGTTTTGCGCAGGTGCAGACATCAATTGGTTGGCATCGGAGAGTGCGGTGTCTGCCGCTCAAGCGCGTGAGGATGCTGAACAGCTCGCGAGGATGTTCCGTACCATTGATGAATGTCCTTGTCCGGTGATCGGGCAAATTCAGGGTCCGGCCTTCGGAGGCGGGGTTGGCTTGGTTGCAGCCTGCGATATCGCTGTCGCGGCCAAGGACGCGACCTTCGCTCTCAGTGAGGTGCGGTTAGGAATGGTGGCGGGAGTGATTGCTCCTCTTCTGCTTCGGAAGACCGGCGATTCTTTTCTGCGAAGGTTCTGCCTGACCGGCGAGGTATTTTCCGCCGCTGCTGCGAAACAATACAACCTTGTTCATGACGTCGTTGAGAAGGATCAGCTCGGTTCCCGCGTCGTTGAGTTAGTTCATGCAGTTTCAAATCTCGCGCCGCAAGCAGTGCGGGACACTAAAGCCCTGATCCGGCGACTTCGCGCAGTTCCCGACGATGGGCGATGGAATGCCGGTATTGAAGCCAATGCCTATGCCCGTCTTTCGGTGGAGGCACAAGAAGGATTTCGGGCTTTTCTTGAAAGGCGCTCTCCGGTCTGGACAACTGGATCAGGGAGTCAGGGCAAGAAATCCTCAATAAAAGGGCCGTACGATGTCGCTGAGCGAAAGGCATAG
- a CDS encoding hydroxymethylglutaryl-CoA lyase — protein sequence MSLSERHSTVLRPIRIIEVGPRDGLQNESDIVSTEAKVSFVDGLSETGVTEIEAGSFVSPRAIPQLADSDEVFRKINRKLGVVYSALVPNERGLERARAAAVNKIAVFTAASDMFTRRNINCTVSESIERFRPVVFSAKRDGMMVRGYISTVTHCPFEGTVQPSQVLDVIRMVLDLGVDEISLGDTVGKASPRDIRKLLDEIVPRIDRSCLSLHVHDTCGMAVANVLTAWTEYGIETFDTSAGGLGGCPYAPGASGNVATEDVVYALRASGALLTVDERKVVAAASKIGEALNRRLSSRLSQVQIEQTAYEGAA from the coding sequence ATGTCGCTGAGCGAAAGGCATAGCACAGTTTTACGGCCCATCCGCATCATTGAAGTCGGTCCGCGGGACGGACTGCAGAATGAATCGGATATCGTCTCAACAGAGGCCAAGGTGTCATTTGTGGATGGTCTGTCAGAAACCGGTGTCACAGAGATCGAAGCCGGATCCTTCGTATCACCTCGAGCGATCCCGCAATTGGCGGATTCCGACGAGGTGTTTCGGAAAATCAACCGCAAACTCGGTGTCGTCTATTCGGCATTGGTGCCAAACGAACGAGGATTGGAGCGGGCGAGAGCCGCGGCGGTGAATAAGATCGCGGTCTTTACGGCGGCCTCCGACATGTTCACCCGACGGAACATCAACTGTACGGTGAGCGAGTCGATCGAACGGTTCAGGCCGGTGGTGTTCAGCGCAAAACGGGATGGCATGATGGTGCGCGGATACATTTCCACGGTGACCCATTGCCCCTTCGAGGGAACTGTTCAGCCGTCTCAGGTTCTGGACGTGATACGGATGGTGCTCGATCTGGGAGTCGATGAGATTTCGCTTGGGGACACTGTCGGAAAGGCGTCCCCCCGTGACATCCGGAAACTCTTGGATGAGATAGTGCCGCGCATTGACCGAAGCTGCCTCTCGCTTCACGTTCATGACACCTGCGGCATGGCGGTGGCCAATGTCCTGACCGCGTGGACGGAGTACGGCATCGAGACGTTTGACACGTCCGCCGGAGGACTAGGCGGGTGTCCTTATGCGCCGGGGGCGTCGGGGAACGTTGCGACGGAAGACGTGGTCTATGCCTTGAGAGCATCCGGCGCCTTGCTGACTGTGGATGAGCGGAAGGTCGTTGCGGCGGCAAGCAAGATCGGTGAGGCTCTGAACCGCCGACTGTCCTCGCGTTTATCGCAGGTACAGATAGAACAAACCGCGTATGAGGGGGCGGCATGA
- the meaB gene encoding methylmalonyl Co-A mutase-associated GTPase MeaB yields MCDIHGLAILAEQVRAGNVRAVSRLISLLENHPGAREALRLLSISHKPVVIGITGYPGAGKSTLVDRLVSFYRRQGLKVGVLAVDISSPVTGGALLGDRIRMQEHAVDDGVYIRSMATRGHHGGLAPATGDARLVLEAAGYEVILIETIGVGQDEIDIVDVAHTVVAVVAPGLGDEVQAMKAGLLEVAHIVVVNKGDLPGLDHTLQDLLEWCPNVLRAVATTGEGIAELAAAITEHQQAGDVRHVEKAWNRSHSTQA; encoded by the coding sequence ATGTGCGATATCCACGGTTTAGCGATCTTAGCTGAGCAGGTGAGGGCCGGAAACGTCCGCGCCGTATCACGCCTGATCTCTTTGTTGGAAAACCACCCGGGCGCGAGGGAAGCGTTGCGCCTGCTCAGCATCTCGCATAAGCCGGTGGTGATCGGGATTACGGGCTATCCAGGAGCCGGGAAAAGTACGCTTGTCGATCGCTTGGTAAGCTTCTATCGGCGGCAAGGTTTGAAAGTGGGGGTTCTGGCGGTCGATATCAGCAGTCCTGTCACGGGCGGTGCCCTACTGGGTGACCGTATCAGGATGCAGGAACATGCAGTGGATGACGGGGTCTATATCAGAAGCATGGCCACTCGTGGGCATCATGGAGGGCTTGCTCCAGCGACCGGCGACGCGAGGCTGGTACTGGAAGCAGCCGGATATGAGGTGATCCTGATTGAGACCATCGGGGTCGGCCAGGATGAAATCGACATCGTCGATGTCGCGCATACCGTTGTGGCGGTGGTGGCACCGGGCCTTGGGGACGAAGTTCAAGCTATGAAGGCCGGACTCTTGGAAGTTGCGCATATCGTCGTCGTCAACAAAGGAGACCTTCCTGGCTTGGATCACACCTTACAGGATTTGCTGGAATGGTGTCCGAATGTGTTGCGTGCGGTCGCGACGACAGGCGAGGGGATTGCGGAGCTTGCTGCCGCGATCACGGAGCATCAACAAGCCGGCGATGTTCGTCACGTCGAGAAAGCTTGGAATCGCTCACACTCGACTCAAGCTTAG
- a CDS encoding enoyl-CoA hydratase/isomerase family protein, which yields MPHQLLTISHHVARITLHNPPANVLNLSVIKELNLVLNKLEEDEYVRVVMVTGTGRFFCAGADINELAHLHTERGGSEFASRGQALFNRIERSDKPVLAAINGTCVGGGLELALACHIRVAAAGALLGLPEIKLGLIPGFGGTQRLPRIVGPSKAAEMILTGKTVSAEEALRIGLLSRVVPAHELITQVETIAASMTTQGKTAVEAALHAIRGGIDIPLSEGLAREAELFGRLCVSPDKQEAVQAFLEKRQQKLAETGA from the coding sequence ATGCCGCATCAATTATTGACGATCTCTCACCATGTCGCGCGGATCACGCTCCATAATCCACCGGCCAACGTACTGAATCTTTCCGTGATCAAGGAGCTCAACCTGGTCTTGAATAAGTTGGAGGAAGACGAGTATGTCCGAGTGGTGATGGTGACCGGTACGGGACGATTTTTCTGCGCGGGCGCCGACATCAATGAACTGGCTCATCTTCATACGGAGCGCGGCGGGTCGGAGTTCGCGTCTCGCGGACAGGCGCTTTTCAACCGCATTGAGCGGTCGGATAAACCGGTTCTTGCCGCGATCAACGGAACCTGTGTCGGTGGTGGTCTCGAACTCGCTCTGGCCTGCCATATTCGTGTAGCGGCCGCAGGTGCACTGTTGGGGTTGCCGGAAATCAAACTCGGTCTCATTCCCGGCTTCGGAGGAACTCAGCGGTTGCCGCGAATCGTTGGGCCTTCCAAGGCGGCGGAAATGATTTTGACGGGGAAGACTGTCTCGGCGGAGGAGGCGTTGCGAATCGGTCTGCTGAGTCGAGTCGTACCGGCGCACGAGCTGATCACACAGGTTGAAACCATCGCAGCTTCAATGACCACGCAGGGGAAAACCGCGGTTGAGGCCGCACTCCATGCGATCAGGGGAGGAATCGACATCCCCCTGTCGGAAGGCCTGGCCAGGGAAGCAGAGTTATTCGGTCGGTTGTGCGTCTCTCCTGACAAG